The Salvelinus fontinalis isolate EN_2023a chromosome 36, ASM2944872v1, whole genome shotgun sequence genome window below encodes:
- the LOC129835441 gene encoding transcription factor HES-4-like, with amino-acid sequence MTAFNMEDGGNAPEKNFNAKDERKLRKPLIEKRRRERINCSLEQLKGIIVDAYNLDQSKLEKADVLEVTVQHMEGLQKGHGPGISAGPSVGYQSRQRYSSGYIQCMQEVHNLLLGCPGMDKSLGAQLLNHLLKSLPHINSETGPGNTGGNGPNRTPTRPITGGVNGTKEVNRTLIRAIGNCNGSIGCGGSSSSNGASPNSGPGSPPQSPLSLPSGSVGLFRPRRLQMHHASPPLTTPTRCPPLHAPHRRVHSGRDGREQLPASSPSSPPNLPQPGVFHPAPLPPFFGPVGDPSMWRPW; translated from the exons ATGACGGCCTTCAACATGGAAGACGGGGGAAATGCTCCCGAGAAGAATTTTAACGCCAAAGATGAACGAAAG CTGCGGAAGCCTCTGATAGAGAAGAGGAGGCGGGAGCGAATCAACTGCAGTCTTGAGCAACTGAAGGGGATCATTGTGGACGCCTATAACCTAGAT CAATCTAAACTGGAGAAGGCTGATGTACTGGAGGTTACTGTCCAACATATGGAGGGTCTACAAAAGGGTCATG GTCCCGGCATCTCTGCTGGTCCCAGCGTCGGGTACCAGTCCCGGCAGCGGTACAGCAGTGGATACATCCAGTGTATGCAGGAGGTCCATAACCTGCTCCTGGGCTGTCCAGGCATGGACAAGTCTCTAGGGGCCCAGCTCCTCAATCACCTCCTTAAGTCTCTGCCCCACATCAACTCAGAGACTGGGCCTGGAAACACTGGTGGCAATGGGCCTAATCGGACCCCAACAAGGCCTATCACTGGTGGGGTCAATGGGACCAAGGAGGTGAATAGGACTCTGATAAGGGCCATTGGTAATTGTAACGGTAGTAttggttgtggtggtagtagtagtagtaatggtgctAGTCCCAATTCTGGCCCTGGATCCCCTCCCCAGTCTCCGCTTTCACTGCCTTCTGGAAGCGTAGGTCTATTCCGACCTCGCCGTTTACAGATGCATCATGCCTCGCCGCCGTTGACCACGCCCACAAGATGCCCCCCGCTCCATGCCCCCCACAGGCGGGTGCATTctgggagagatgggagggagcagctgcctgcctcctccccttctaGCCCACCCAACCTCCCCCAGCCAGGGGTGTTTCACCCCGCCCCCCTGCCTCCTTTCTTCGGCCCTGTGGGAGACCCCTCTATGTGGAGGCCTTGGTGA